GCTGGCATCAACACCTCCCCTCCTCGCCGTAACTGGCCCCACTGAAATACAGGCCCTGGGCGGGAACGTTCGCGCCAGCCTGTGCCCGCTGCCGGGAGGCCAGGATCTCCGTCACCGCTTCCGCCTCCAGCTTACCGGAACCGACGAGCAGCAGCGTGCCCACCAGACCGCGCACCATGTGGCGCAGGAAGCTCTCGCCCGCAACATGAATTTCCCAGACAAGGTTACCGGGCACAACGCTCAGGGCACGCAACTCCCGCACGGTCTGGCGGTCCTCCTGGGTGGCGAAGGCGGCGAAGTCGTGGGTGCCGATCAGGCAGGCGGCGGCCGCATTCATCGCGGCAGCGTCCAGTCTGCCTGGTACATGCAGCGTGCGACCTTCCCACAGCGGGTGGCGCTGCGGGGCACACAGCAGGCGGTACACGTAGCGCCGCTCGGTGCAGGAAAAGCGAGCGTGGAAGCCTGGTGCGGCCTTTTCCACCCCGAGCACGGCCAGCGAGGGGGATAGGTGGGCATTCAACGCCCGCGCCAGCCGTGGCAGGGGCAAACCAAAATTGGACCCAACGTCCACATGCACCGGCATGGCCTCGGCATGGACCCCGGCGTCGGTGCGTCCGGCGGCGACCGGCCGAAAGGCATCCGACGTCAGGTGTACGAAGGCCGCATGCAGGGATGCCTGCACACTGGGCGCGTTGGGCTGGAACTGCCAGCCGGCGTAGGCTGCACCGTCCCACGCCACAGTCAGCCGCAGCCGGATATGGCCGGGCGGGGGGGCATACTCGGGGCGAGAGGCGATCATGGCGACCAGGGTAGCGTTGCGGTCTCACCGAATCGTGGTTCCAGCAGGTATGCTCTGGGACGTGAAGAACGTCCTGTGCGCCGTCCTCTGCGGCCTGACACTGACCGGCTGGGCGGGAGCCGCCACCTCATACCGGATCAAACCCGGCGACACGCTGAGCCAGATCGCGGCCCGGGCTGGCCTGAGCGTCGCACAGGTGCAGGCCGCCAACCCGATTTTGCGAGGCAAAACGGGTGTGCAGGCCGGTTGGGTGCTGACCCTTCCGGCCCGCCCTGGCGCGGCCACCCAGTACCGGGTACGCTCAGGCGACAACCTGAGCGTGATCGCCAAGCGTTACAGCGTCTCGCTGGCGGGGCTACTGCAGGCCAATCCCAAGTATGCAGGGGGCAAACCCCTTCAGGTGGGCGCGGTGGTCAGGATTCCAGCCCGACCGATGTCGGCCAGTTCGGCGCGGTCCTCATCCCGCACCCCCACCGCCACCGTGCGCCGGGCCAGCACTTCGGGCCGCGCGGGCAACTGGCTGTGGCCGCTGAGCGGATATCAGTACATCAGCAGCGGGTTTGGCGAGCGCACGCTGGAAGGAACGGACGAGATGCACTACGGGGTGGATATCGTGGCTCCGCTGGGCACAATTGTCCGAGCGGCCCGCAGTGGACGCGTGCTGGAATCGAGGCCCGACTTCCAGCGCGGCTGGGGTTGGACCGTGGTCATCGAACACCCGGACGGCTGGATTACCCGCTACGCGCATCTGAGCGCCAACCTGATCAAGAAGGGCGAACTGGTCAAACAGGGACAGCCAATTGGCCGCGTGGGCAGCACGGGCCGCAGCACCGGGCCGCACCTGCATTTTGGCACCTACCTGCGCTGGGATCCGCGCGATCCGCTGAGCCTGTACTGAGGGGAGAGTCATGAACGATAAGCCGGCAAAGCGGGTGCATTACACCGAGGCGAGGGGAACGGGTGCCGAGTCGCTCCTGCATGATTTCCTGCGCAGCCTGACTGCCCATCCCGGCTTCCTGGGGGCTGAGTTGCAGGGCAGCCCCGATCAGCCAGGACTGTATCTGGTGGCGAGCCGCTGGAGCGGGACAGGGCCGGACCTCTGCGTCCCAGACGGCGCGAAAGCCT
This sequence is a window from Deinococcus humi. Protein-coding genes within it:
- the truA gene encoding tRNA pseudouridine(38-40) synthase TruA, whose translation is MIASRPEYAPPPGHIRLRLTVAWDGAAYAGWQFQPNAPSVQASLHAAFVHLTSDAFRPVAAGRTDAGVHAEAMPVHVDVGSNFGLPLPRLARALNAHLSPSLAVLGVEKAAPGFHARFSCTERRYVYRLLCAPQRHPLWEGRTLHVPGRLDAAAMNAAAACLIGTHDFAAFATQEDRQTVRELRALSVVPGNLVWEIHVAGESFLRHMVRGLVGTLLLVGSGKLEAEAVTEILASRQRAQAGANVPAQGLYFSGASYGEEGRC
- a CDS encoding peptidoglycan DD-metalloendopeptidase family protein, which gives rise to MKNVLCAVLCGLTLTGWAGAATSYRIKPGDTLSQIAARAGLSVAQVQAANPILRGKTGVQAGWVLTLPARPGAATQYRVRSGDNLSVIAKRYSVSLAGLLQANPKYAGGKPLQVGAVVRIPARPMSASSARSSSRTPTATVRRASTSGRAGNWLWPLSGYQYISSGFGERTLEGTDEMHYGVDIVAPLGTIVRAARSGRVLESRPDFQRGWGWTVVIEHPDGWITRYAHLSANLIKKGELVKQGQPIGRVGSTGRSTGPHLHFGTYLRWDPRDPLSLY
- a CDS encoding antibiotic biosynthesis monooxygenase family protein produces the protein MNDKPAKRVHYTEARGTGAESLLHDFLRSLTAHPGFLGAELQGSPDQPGLYLVASRWSGTGPDLCVPDGAKAWSFEVIAEV